One Engystomops pustulosus chromosome 7, aEngPut4.maternal, whole genome shotgun sequence DNA window includes the following coding sequences:
- the FTH1 gene encoding ferritin heavy chain, with product MSSQIRQNYHQDCEAAINRQVNLELYASYVYLSMSCYFDRDDVALKNFAKYFLHQSHEEREHAEKLMKMQNQRGGRLFFQDVKKPERDEWGSGLEALECALQLEKNVNQSLLELHKLSTDRNDPHLCDFLETHYLDEQVKSMKELGDHVTNLRRMGAPNNGMAEYLFDKHTLGESHD from the exons ATGAGCTCCCAAATCCGTCAGAACTACCACCAGGACTGTGAGGCCGCCATCAACCGCCAGGTCAACCTGGAACTGTATGCCTCCTACGTGTACCTCTCCATG tcttgttaCTTTGATCGTGATGACGTGGCATTGAAAAACTTTGCAAAATACTTCCTGCACCAATCCCATGAAGAGCGTGAGCACGCAGAGAAACTGATGAAGATGCAGAATCAGCGCGGAGGGCGGCTTTTTTTTCAGGACGTGAAG AAGCCAGAGCGTGATGAGTGGGGCAGTGGGCTGGAAGCCCTAGAATGTGCCTTGCAGCTGGAGAAGAACGTGAACCAGTCCCTTCTGGAGCTGCACAAACTGTCCACAGATCGGAATGATCCTCAT CTTTGTGATTTCTTGGAAACGCACTACCTTGATGAGCAGGTGAAATCCATGAAGGAGCTGGgtgaccatgtgaccaacctcCGGCGTATGGGAGCCCCAAATAATGGCATGGCCGAATACCTCTTTGACAAACACACATTAGGGGAGTCCCACGACTGA